One window of Streptomyces sp. FIT100 genomic DNA carries:
- a CDS encoding IPT/TIG domain-containing protein: MPIDPDQGSTGGGTAVTVTGTNLGGATAVLFGDKQATITGNSATSV; encoded by the coding sequence ATGCCGATCGATCCGGACCAGGGTTCCACCGGCGGTGGCACGGCGGTGACCGTCACGGGCACCAACCTCGGTGGCGCCACCGCGGTTCTCTTCGGGGACAAGCAGGCCACCATCACGGGCAATTCAGCGACGTCGGTGTAG
- a CDS encoding FadR/GntR family transcriptional regulator — MDSLPTAAPAVSALHGAGRRLGPAVVQQLVDDIVSRVYSSDRPMPTEAELCTRFGVSRTVVRESLKLLQDKGLVRIVQGKGTRITPSEEWDLIDDVVLSSLVRHDSSLAILDQLIRVRAALEREMAGAAALGGRTGAGGIRAAYEEMSRTVASPAEFAVADVRFHDAVMQASGNRLGHAIVTSIHDKARTTGRYHGSATQATLDRTLDEHQAILEAIESGDTDAAQRAMYAHIVDAWRRRRPAPEETTHPSAG; from the coding sequence ATGGATTCGCTACCGACTGCCGCGCCCGCCGTCTCGGCTCTGCACGGCGCGGGCCGGCGACTCGGCCCGGCGGTGGTCCAGCAGCTCGTCGACGACATCGTGAGCCGGGTGTACTCCTCCGACAGGCCGATGCCGACCGAGGCCGAGCTGTGCACCCGCTTCGGTGTCAGCCGCACGGTCGTCCGGGAGTCCCTGAAGCTCCTTCAGGACAAAGGGCTGGTCCGGATCGTGCAGGGAAAGGGCACCCGGATCACCCCCTCCGAGGAATGGGACCTGATCGACGACGTGGTCCTGTCGTCCCTGGTGCGCCACGACTCCTCGCTGGCCATCCTCGACCAGCTGATCCGTGTACGCGCGGCGCTGGAGCGGGAGATGGCCGGAGCGGCAGCGCTGGGCGGCCGGACGGGCGCGGGCGGGATCCGCGCGGCGTACGAGGAGATGAGCCGGACGGTCGCCTCCCCCGCGGAGTTCGCGGTGGCCGACGTGCGCTTCCACGACGCCGTGATGCAGGCTTCCGGCAACCGGCTCGGACACGCGATCGTGACCAGCATCCACGACAAGGCCCGCACGACCGGCCGCTACCACGGCTCCGCCACCCAGGCCACCCTCGACCGCACGCTCGACGAGCACCAGGCGATCCTCGAAGCGATCGAGAGCGGCGACACCGATGCCGCCCAACGGGCCATGTACGCCCACATCGTGGACGCCTGGCGGCGGCGCCGCCCGGCTCCGGAGGAGACCACGCACCCGTCGGCGGGGTGA
- a CDS encoding IPT/TIG domain-containing protein, which produces MAGASTITITGRNLGTAETVDFGGTAAMPVVVDDSSLTVLTPAAAAGTVSLVVTTPGGIADASFSFVDPPTATGFDPPTGLPAGGTVVSITGVNLSTTTGVTFDGAPATFGVLSDTQIVALAPQHGPGTVAIEVTTTGGSDTPLGLFLYVL; this is translated from the coding sequence GTGGCAGGGGCAAGCACGATCACCATCACCGGGCGCAATCTCGGCACCGCCGAGACCGTGGACTTCGGTGGAACCGCCGCCATGCCTGTGGTGGTGGACGACAGTAGTCTCACGGTCCTCACGCCCGCCGCGGCGGCCGGCACCGTATCCCTGGTCGTCACCACCCCTGGCGGAATCGCCGACGCGTCGTTCAGCTTCGTGGACCCGCCGACCGCCACAGGATTCGACCCGCCGACGGGCTTGCCTGCCGGCGGCACCGTCGTCTCCATCACGGGCGTGAATCTCTCGACGACCACGGGTGTGACGTTCGACGGCGCCCCGGCCACCTTCGGCGTCCTGTCCGACACGCAGATCGTCGCCCTGGCCCCCCAACACGGGCCGGGCACAGTCGCCATCGAAGTCACCACCACGGGCGGCAGCGATACTCCCCTTGGCCTCTTCCTCTACGTACTCTGA